Proteins from one Choloepus didactylus isolate mChoDid1 chromosome 4, mChoDid1.pri, whole genome shotgun sequence genomic window:
- the LOC119532863 gene encoding olfactory receptor 4K13-like encodes MQMNGSSVSEFILLGLSSSQEIQFLFFAIFLLVYVAIIVGNLLIVISVIFDNHLHSPMYILLAKLSFFDLCFSSVATPKVIADFLRMHKTISFWGCMAQMFFMHFFGGGEMSLLIAMAIDRYVAICKPLHYKNIMNYRVLIVFLLLSWAIGFIHTTSQMAFTVGLPFCGPNVVDNIFCDLPLVIKLSCTETYILELLVIADSGLLSLVCFILLLISYIIMLVTIWQYSSSASSKAVSTLSAHITVVTLFFGPVIVIYAFPFYSYSMDKFLSVFYSIITPLLNPIIYTLRNQEMKAAIKRLCSQHIGPWLTY; translated from the coding sequence ATGCAAATGAATGGATCAAGTGTTTCTGAGTTCATCCTACTGGGACTGTCCAGTTCTCAAGaaattcaatttttgttttttgcaatcTTCCTTCTTGTCTATGTAGCCATCATAGTGGGAAACCTCCTCATTGTGATATCTGTCATATTTGATAACCATCTTCATTCCCCCATGTATATCCTTTTGGCAAAGTTATCATTCTTTGACTTATGCTTTTCCTCTGTGGCAACTCCCAAAGTGATTGCAGACTTCCTCAGAATGCACAAGACCATATCCTTCTGGGGCTGCATGGCCCAGATGTTTTTTATGCACTTCTTTGGAGGTGGTGAGATGTCTCTCCTGATAGCAATGGCCATTGACAGGTATGTTGCCATATGCAAACCTCTGCACTACAAGAACATCATGAATTACAGGGTGCTCATTGTGTTTCTATTGCTCTCATGGGCAATTGGGTTCATACATACCACAAGCCAGATGGCATTCACAGTGGGTTTACCGTTCTGTGGTCCCAATGTTGTGGACAACATTTTCTGTGACCTTCCCCTGGTCATCAAGCTTTCCTGCACTGAGACATATATTCTGGAGCTCCTAGTGATTGCAGACAGTGGTCTTCTGTCACTGGTCTGCTTCATTCTCTTGCTGATATCCTACATCATCATGTTAGTCACCATCTGGCAATACTCCTCCAGTGCCTCCTCCAAGGCTGTGTCCACTCTCTCTGCTCACATCACAGTAGTAACTCTCTTCTTTGGCCCAGTTATTGTCATCTATGCTTTTCCATTCTACAGTTACTCTATGGATAAGTTTCTCTCAGTGTTTTACTCTATAATTACCCCCCTCCTTAATCCAATTATTTATACTCTGAGGAATCAGGAAATGAAGGCAGCCATTAAGAGACTTTGCAGCCAACATATTGGCCCCTGGCTGACCTATTAA